A section of the Deinococcus taeanensis genome encodes:
- a CDS encoding MATE family efflux transporter has translation MSAVHASSPPPSESIKSPAREIAAIAVPVSLEMVIQLVLTFVNQIIVGTLGAVAVAAVGLSGSLGFLFFITLGALGSGTSILVARRHGAGDRAGVNQTLTTSLLTSLLLAAVLTLPIVLGASSLLRLAGGEPRVTLAAIPYMQVSMLALIPGTLAWMLSGALRSLGHARTPLVATVITVIVESLTAYGLVFGVGPLPQMGVVGAAWALVIANLLKLTLLAAQIYGPRHLAALALPARDSWRAIAGPLLSISAPIAFTEFAWSLGGFLYATVYARVGTAALAASQIVGTLEGIFIVGSFGLMSAATVFIGRALGAGDPNSARLWLARISRTGLVTGVGFGLLFAASAFLVPGLFPRVGSDVHHIALIGILISAVTQVVKVRNMIIGGGVLPGAADGKGVILGDVVGAFVVGLPLAIGLGLYSPLGVWGVFLARSAEEIAKVMIFEWRRRRINWERLAQEQAGQTPQVTH, from the coding sequence ATGTCTGCCGTGCACGCCTCTTCCCCGCCTCCATCTGAATCGATCAAGAGCCCGGCCCGTGAAATCGCCGCCATCGCGGTGCCCGTCAGTCTCGAAATGGTGATTCAGCTGGTCCTGACCTTCGTCAACCAGATTATCGTGGGCACCCTGGGCGCCGTCGCGGTCGCCGCAGTCGGACTCAGCGGCAGCCTCGGCTTCCTGTTCTTCATCACCCTGGGCGCCCTCGGCAGCGGCACCAGCATCCTCGTCGCCCGGCGCCACGGTGCCGGCGACCGCGCCGGCGTGAACCAGACCCTCACCACCAGCCTCCTGACCAGCCTGCTGCTCGCCGCCGTCCTGACCCTCCCCATCGTTCTGGGCGCCAGCTCACTGCTGCGCCTCGCGGGCGGTGAACCCCGCGTCACCCTCGCTGCGATTCCCTACATGCAGGTCAGCATGCTTGCCCTGATCCCTGGCACCCTCGCCTGGATGCTCAGCGGCGCCCTGCGTTCCCTCGGGCACGCCCGCACGCCCCTGGTCGCCACGGTCATTACCGTGATCGTCGAAAGTCTCACCGCGTACGGCCTGGTCTTCGGGGTCGGTCCACTCCCGCAGATGGGCGTGGTGGGCGCCGCGTGGGCCCTGGTGATCGCCAACCTGCTGAAACTCACGCTGCTGGCCGCGCAGATCTACGGGCCGCGTCACCTCGCCGCCCTGGCCCTCCCGGCCCGCGACAGCTGGCGCGCGATTGCCGGCCCCCTCCTGAGCATCAGCGCGCCCATTGCTTTCACCGAATTTGCCTGGAGTCTGGGCGGCTTCCTGTACGCCACCGTGTACGCCCGCGTCGGGACCGCCGCGCTCGCCGCCAGTCAGATCGTCGGAACGCTCGAAGGGATCTTCATCGTCGGCTCCTTCGGTCTGATGAGTGCCGCCACCGTGTTCATCGGCCGGGCACTGGGCGCTGGCGACCCGAACAGCGCGCGCCTGTGGCTTGCCCGCATCAGCCGCACCGGCCTCGTCACCGGCGTGGGCTTCGGCCTGCTGTTCGCGGCCAGCGCCTTCCTGGTGCCCGGTCTGTTCCCCCGTGTGGGCAGCGACGTGCACCACATCGCGCTGATTGGCATCCTGATCAGCGCGGTCACCCAGGTCGTGAAGGTCCGCAACATGATCATCGGCGGCGGGGTGCTGCCCGGCGCCGCCGACGGCAAGGGCGTCATTCTCGGGGACGTCGTGGGCGCCTTCGTGGTGGGCCTTCCCCTGGCCATCGGGCTGGGCCTGTACTCCCCGCTGGGTGTGTGGGGGGTGTTCCTGGCCCGCAGCGCCGAGGAGATCGCCAAGGTCATGATCTTCGAGTGGCGCCGCCGCCGCATCAACTGGGAGCGCCTCGCCCAGGAGCAGGCCGGGCAGACGCCGCAGGTCACCCACTGA
- the lysS gene encoding homocitrate synthase: protein MTQDPSVTPDQTAPLIPATAWAIIDSTLREGEQFARGNFKTDDKIEIARALDAFGAEFIEVTTPMVSAQTHADIRRLTGLGLKAKFLTHVRCHMDDVQRAVDTGVDGLDLLFGTSSFLREFSHGKNIGQIIEAAQEVISWIKTHHPDLQIRFSAEDTFRSEEADLMAVYRAVSDLGVHRVGLADTVGVATPRQVYTLVREVRKVIHAECGIEFHGHNDTGCAVSNAYEAVEAGATHIDTTILGIGERNGITPLGGFLARMFTFDPQGLIDKYNLDLLPELDAMIARMVGLPIPWNNYLTGEFAYNHKAGMHLKAIYLNPGAYEAIPPGVFGVGRRIQAASKVTGKHAIAYKARELGLHYGEDALRRVTDHIKALAEHGELDDAHLEQLLREWVSA from the coding sequence ATGACCCAGGACCCCAGCGTGACCCCCGACCAGACCGCCCCCCTGATCCCCGCAACAGCGTGGGCGATCATCGACTCCACCCTGCGGGAGGGCGAACAGTTCGCACGCGGGAACTTCAAAACGGACGACAAGATTGAAATCGCCCGGGCCCTCGACGCGTTCGGCGCCGAGTTCATTGAGGTGACCACCCCGATGGTCAGCGCCCAGACGCACGCCGACATCCGCCGGCTCACCGGACTGGGCCTGAAGGCCAAGTTCCTCACGCACGTCCGCTGCCACATGGACGACGTGCAGCGCGCCGTGGACACCGGCGTGGACGGCCTGGACCTGCTGTTCGGCACCAGCTCGTTCCTGCGCGAGTTCAGCCACGGCAAGAACATCGGGCAGATCATCGAGGCGGCGCAGGAGGTGATCAGCTGGATCAAGACCCACCATCCGGACCTGCAGATCCGCTTCAGCGCCGAGGACACCTTCCGTTCGGAGGAAGCCGACCTGATGGCCGTGTACCGCGCCGTGTCGGACCTGGGCGTTCACCGCGTCGGACTGGCGGACACGGTGGGGGTCGCCACGCCGCGGCAGGTGTACACCCTCGTGCGTGAGGTCCGCAAGGTCATTCACGCCGAATGCGGCATTGAATTTCACGGGCACAACGACACCGGCTGCGCGGTCAGCAACGCCTACGAGGCGGTGGAGGCCGGCGCCACGCACATCGACACCACCATCCTCGGAATCGGGGAGCGCAACGGCATCACGCCTCTGGGCGGGTTCCTGGCACGCATGTTCACGTTCGACCCACAGGGCCTGATCGACAAATACAACCTGGACCTGCTGCCCGAACTGGACGCCATGATCGCCCGCATGGTGGGACTGCCCATTCCGTGGAACAACTACCTGACCGGCGAATTCGCGTACAACCACAAGGCCGGCATGCACCTGAAGGCCATCTACCTGAACCCCGGGGCCTACGAGGCCATCCCACCCGGCGTGTTCGGCGTGGGCCGCCGCATTCAGGCGGCGAGCAAGGTGACCGGCAAGCACGCCATTGCGTACAAAGCCCGCGAACTGGGGCTGCATTACGGGGAGGACGCCCTGCGGCGCGTCACTGATCACATCAAGGCCCTCGCCGAGCACGGCGAGCTGGACGACGCGCACCTCGAGCAGCTGCTCCGGGAGTGGGTCAGTGCCTGA
- a CDS encoding PhzF family phenazine biosynthesis protein, whose protein sequence is MTPPDAATRTLPLRYRAFADRGAGGKPVTVFLNPGDEQDRARQAGTPLSVFVQASDPASVTLRVFTPHGEKGSSDSAAIAALSALQETGLLLDVVEVTQGDPQTGAEVQPAQLCGGEWLLRQGLVTVQAVHADLSPLGLTSGTAWVAATNRTNLVAEVADLPALDAFTPDDAAISAVNRATGTTGLILFTPGGPARAEVSFRAFGPLKGFSEDAASSNMLACLTGVLDHLNHLPEGATLIRAAQRRPGQPARLSAQYARTTGGTDVWVGGPATPDTP, encoded by the coding sequence ATGACTCCTCCCGATGCGGCCACCCGGACCCTGCCCCTCCGCTACCGGGCCTTTGCAGACCGGGGGGCCGGTGGCAAACCCGTGACCGTGTTCCTGAATCCCGGCGACGAGCAGGACCGCGCCAGGCAGGCCGGAACGCCTCTGAGCGTGTTCGTGCAGGCCAGCGACCCGGCCAGCGTGACCCTGAGGGTCTTCACGCCGCACGGCGAGAAAGGCAGCAGTGACAGCGCCGCCATTGCCGCCCTCAGCGCCCTGCAGGAAACGGGCCTCCTGCTGGACGTGGTTGAGGTCACCCAGGGTGACCCGCAGACCGGCGCAGAAGTGCAACCGGCGCAGCTGTGCGGCGGAGAGTGGCTGCTGCGTCAGGGCCTGGTGACCGTGCAGGCCGTCCACGCGGACCTCTCCCCTCTCGGCCTGACCTCCGGAACGGCCTGGGTGGCCGCCACGAACCGCACGAACCTCGTGGCGGAAGTTGCCGACCTGCCCGCCCTGGACGCCTTCACCCCGGATGACGCGGCCATCAGCGCCGTGAACCGGGCCACCGGCACGACCGGCCTGATCCTGTTCACCCCGGGCGGCCCGGCCCGCGCGGAGGTCAGCTTCCGCGCCTTCGGACCCCTGAAAGGCTTCTCGGAAGACGCCGCGAGCAGCAACATGCTCGCCTGCCTGACCGGCGTGCTTGACCACCTCAACCACCTGCCGGAGGGCGCCACCCTGATCCGCGCCGCCCAGCGCCGCCCCGGACAGCCCGCCCGCCTGAGCGCCCAGTACGCCCGCACGACCGGCGGCACAGACGTCTGGGTGGGTGGCCCCGCCACACCCGACACCCCCTGA
- the rlmN gene encoding 23S rRNA (adenine(2503)-C(2))-methyltransferase RlmN, whose translation MELLLDLHPDAYPLDGFRRRQLLEWVFEQGVGTFDAMTNLPAATRQDLTARYTLNPFRLIETVRSSDGSVKYLFTLHDGRQMEAVYMPYLDRKTICVSTMVGCPARCAFCATGAMGFGRNLTPGEIVGQVLAVAGGEGVAPREIRNLVFMGMGEAMLNYDHTMLAARILLHPQALGMSKRRVTLSTVGIAKGIRRLAAEDDLGIKLAISLHAPDEDTRRKIIPTGNVNSIEEIMAAAREYQEVTGRRITMEYTMLRDINDHLWQAELLAELLRGLVSHVNLIPMNAWTGSGFESSTEEQIQAFYDLLETRGVDVSVRRSRGRDAGAACGQLALKRPGATTGVAPA comes from the coding sequence ATGGAGCTTCTACTCGACCTTCACCCAGACGCCTATCCGCTTGACGGGTTCCGGCGCCGTCAGCTGCTTGAATGGGTGTTCGAACAGGGCGTCGGTACCTTCGACGCCATGACCAACCTGCCTGCCGCCACCCGGCAGGACCTCACCGCGCGCTACACCCTGAACCCGTTCAGACTCATCGAGACCGTGCGCAGCTCCGACGGCAGCGTGAAGTACCTGTTCACCCTGCACGACGGCCGGCAGATGGAAGCGGTCTACATGCCGTACCTGGACCGCAAGACCATCTGCGTGTCCACCATGGTCGGGTGCCCGGCCCGCTGCGCGTTCTGCGCCACCGGAGCCATGGGCTTCGGCCGGAACCTCACGCCCGGCGAGATTGTCGGGCAGGTGCTGGCCGTGGCCGGCGGCGAGGGCGTCGCCCCGCGCGAGATCCGCAACCTGGTGTTCATGGGCATGGGCGAAGCCATGCTGAACTATGACCACACCATGCTGGCCGCCCGCATCCTGCTGCACCCGCAGGCCCTCGGCATGAGCAAACGCCGCGTGACGCTCTCCACGGTGGGCATTGCCAAGGGCATCCGCCGCCTGGCGGCCGAGGACGACCTGGGCATCAAGCTGGCCATCAGCCTGCACGCCCCCGATGAGGACACCCGCCGGAAGATCATCCCGACCGGCAACGTCAATTCGATCGAGGAAATCATGGCGGCCGCCCGCGAGTACCAGGAGGTGACCGGCCGGCGCATCACCATGGAGTACACGATGCTGCGCGACATCAACGATCACCTGTGGCAGGCGGAACTGCTTGCCGAACTGCTGCGCGGCCTGGTCAGCCACGTGAACCTGATTCCCATGAATGCCTGGACCGGCTCAGGGTTTGAAAGCAGCACCGAGGAGCAGATCCAGGCGTTCTACGACCTGCTGGAAACGCGGGGCGTCGACGTGAGCGTCCGGCGGTCCCGCGGCCGGGACGCAGGGGCCGCGTGCGGCCAGCTGGCCCTGAAACGCCCCGGCGCCACCACCGGCGTGGCCCCTGCCTGA
- a CDS encoding tetratricopeptide repeat protein, whose product MTQHTRTVLLGLTLTLASHGAAQTMIETVSTIGIQNTLQSTGTPALPNVTVPAAQGATDPTTPTSGTPAPVVTPLTAEQQAQLAQARAAYQANNLTQARTLFEALITQNYTNPDPHFGLALTLVAQNDLRGATFELTQFTALAPTRFEGPYNLGVIAARQGNHDEALRLFTQAATLMKDQASPAASRQVLEALAAEQTRKADFTGLTGTLTALNALDPKDPDVQYRLAQARTLSGQGAAALPGVYTLLQQAPGRVDAALLLADIYVGQSLPDRALRELDAATSRAQTGEGRATLLLRKASILEQTGDTRAAVFAAQAATRQDPKNAAAFAREGELRVLRNDRPGALTAYLNAVKLAPQTASYRAALAAVRLTLGQNADAQRDAALTLTLRPDDATLARALFVQGVAAYRQGRYAQARAALQSSHTRAPSADTVLWLGLSAYAAKDYPAAATALGESVKLNPTPTARLNLSSALLASARYPEAEAVLRGLVSENPKNAEAWYLLGLTQRAQGREAEGRTALKTAATLGNARAQGALK is encoded by the coding sequence GTGACGCAACACACACGTACCGTTCTGCTGGGGCTCACGCTGACCCTCGCCTCACACGGGGCGGCGCAGACCATGATCGAAACGGTCAGCACCATCGGCATTCAGAACACCCTGCAGTCCACCGGCACCCCCGCACTGCCCAACGTCACGGTCCCTGCCGCGCAGGGCGCCACCGACCCCACCACGCCCACCAGCGGCACGCCAGCCCCCGTGGTCACCCCCCTCACCGCCGAACAGCAGGCCCAGCTGGCCCAGGCCCGCGCCGCGTACCAGGCGAACAACCTCACGCAGGCCCGCACGCTGTTCGAAGCGCTGATCACGCAGAACTACACCAACCCCGACCCGCACTTCGGCCTGGCGCTCACCCTGGTCGCCCAGAACGACCTGCGCGGCGCCACCTTTGAACTCACGCAGTTCACGGCGCTGGCCCCCACCCGCTTCGAAGGTCCCTACAACCTCGGCGTGATCGCCGCGCGCCAGGGCAACCACGACGAGGCGCTGCGCCTCTTCACGCAGGCAGCCACGCTGATGAAAGACCAGGCCAGCCCAGCGGCCTCGCGGCAGGTCCTTGAAGCTCTGGCCGCCGAGCAGACCCGCAAGGCCGACTTCACCGGCCTGACCGGCACGCTTACCGCCCTGAATGCCCTGGACCCGAAGGATCCGGACGTGCAGTACCGCCTCGCGCAGGCCCGCACCCTCAGCGGCCAGGGCGCCGCCGCCCTCCCCGGCGTGTACACCCTGCTGCAACAGGCGCCCGGCCGTGTGGACGCCGCGCTCCTCCTGGCCGACATCTACGTCGGCCAGAGCCTGCCCGACCGGGCGCTGCGCGAACTTGACGCCGCCACCAGCCGCGCGCAGACCGGCGAAGGCCGCGCCACCCTCCTGCTGCGCAAGGCCAGCATCCTCGAACAGACCGGTGACACCCGCGCTGCCGTGTTCGCCGCGCAGGCCGCCACCCGCCAGGACCCCAAAAACGCCGCCGCATTCGCCCGTGAAGGCGAACTCCGCGTGCTGCGCAACGACCGCCCCGGAGCGCTCACCGCGTACCTGAACGCCGTGAAGCTCGCCCCCCAGACCGCCTCGTACCGCGCCGCTCTGGCCGCCGTGCGCCTCACCCTCGGGCAGAACGCTGACGCGCAGCGCGACGCCGCGCTGACCCTCACCCTGCGCCCCGATGACGCCACGCTCGCCCGCGCGCTGTTCGTGCAGGGCGTCGCCGCGTACCGCCAGGGCCGGTACGCCCAGGCACGCGCCGCGCTGCAATCCAGCCACACCCGCGCTCCGAGCGCCGACACGGTCCTGTGGCTCGGCCTGAGCGCCTACGCCGCCAAGGACTACCCGGCCGCGGCCACCGCGCTCGGTGAGAGCGTGAAACTCAACCCCACGCCCACCGCCCGCCTGAACCTCAGCAGCGCCCTGCTCGCCAGTGCCCGCTACCCCGAAGCTGAAGCCGTGCTGCGCGGCCTCGTCAGCGAAAATCCGAAGAACGCCGAGGCGTGGTACCTGCTGGGTCTCACGCAGCGCGCCCAGGGCCGTGAAGCCGAGGGGCGCACCGCTCTGAAAACAGCGGCGACACTCGGCAACGCCCGCGCCCAGGGGGCCCTGAAATGA
- a CDS encoding SPOR domain-containing protein, whose translation MSGAARPRRWPDLMIGTLVVLLLGGFGALILRPAPTATPAPSPTGSAEATDIPAAPSVNTAAESTTDTAPMTAAPTGSAEAAAESPASTATAAEPTTEEAPVIAAAPIGAPDPALSDPAPSTDTSTTTQATSDPASTDPADKATDNTTPATDTAQVTPRSGGAVAASEQRVPLRSDYRISLGSFRSEDAARSGTASVSGLGYTVYPIDLGSEVVAQIGPFTDEAAARQALADVQRAYPGALLYPPRGRSLTGTSTPAAAASTSPSSPSAPAATEPAAPADTTASTPSPAADGPTYLQVGAFDRLESAQNLVQQLRDLGYAPTVNAPEGRKVTVLVGPYTGDPLSRTEARLDANGLPHFRVR comes from the coding sequence ATGAGCGGCGCCGCCCGACCCCGCCGCTGGCCGGACCTGATGATCGGCACGCTCGTCGTGCTGCTCCTGGGAGGCTTCGGCGCGCTCATCCTGCGCCCTGCGCCCACCGCCACCCCCGCTCCCAGCCCAACCGGAAGCGCAGAGGCCACCGACATTCCCGCGGCGCCCAGCGTCAACACTGCCGCGGAGAGCACCACCGACACAGCGCCCATGACGGCCGCACCCACCGGAAGTGCGGAGGCCGCAGCCGAGTCCCCGGCCAGCACCGCCACGGCAGCTGAACCCACCACCGAAGAAGCGCCCGTCATCGCCGCCGCACCCATCGGCGCACCGGACCCCGCTCTGAGCGACCCCGCGCCCTCGACCGACACCAGCACCACCACACAGGCCACCAGCGACCCGGCCAGCACCGACCCCGCTGACAAGGCCACCGACAACACCACCCCCGCCACGGACACTGCACAGGTCACTCCCCGCAGCGGCGGCGCCGTTGCCGCCAGCGAACAGCGCGTCCCCCTACGCAGTGACTACCGCATCAGTCTCGGCAGCTTCCGCAGCGAGGACGCCGCCCGCAGCGGCACCGCCAGCGTCAGCGGCCTCGGCTACACCGTGTACCCCATCGACCTTGGCAGTGAAGTCGTCGCGCAGATCGGGCCCTTCACGGACGAAGCGGCTGCTCGTCAGGCCCTCGCCGACGTACAGCGTGCCTACCCTGGCGCTCTCCTCTACCCGCCACGCGGCCGCTCCCTGACCGGCACCTCCACTCCGGCTGCAGCCGCTTCTACTTCTCCATCCAGCCCGAGCGCCCCGGCAGCCACCGAGCCCGCAGCACCTGCCGACACCACCGCCAGCACCCCCAGCCCCGCCGCCGACGGTCCGACGTACCTGCAGGTAGGGGCGTTCGACCGCCTGGAAAGCGCCCAGAACCTCGTCCAGCAGCTTCGCGATCTGGGCTACGCGCCGACCGTGAATGCCCCCGAAGGCCGCAAGGTCACGGTGCTCGTCGGCCCGTACACCGGCGACCCCCTCAGCCGCACTGAAGCGCGCCTCGACGCCAACGGTCTGCCTCACTTCCGGGTTCGTTGA
- a CDS encoding redox-sensing transcriptional repressor Rex — MAEIPTAAISRLVTYLRILEQLELQDVSRTSSNDLAERAGVSAFQVRKDLAYFGRFGTRGMGYTVPILKRELVRVLGLNRTWNVVIVGVGRLGQAIANYPGASDYQFQYVGLFDVNPTLIGQQVRGLTVQHLDALQDFTRTNPVDMGFLAVPPERAQDAAQALADAGLKGILNFAPTVIQPRTIDRPGHQDVSDEWRGVIVENVDFLAGMKRLAFYILNPHLKDAPTPEDPA, encoded by the coding sequence ATGGCTGAAATTCCCACCGCCGCCATCAGCCGCCTCGTCACGTACCTGCGCATTCTCGAACAGCTCGAACTGCAGGACGTCAGCCGCACCAGCAGCAACGACCTGGCCGAACGTGCCGGCGTCAGTGCCTTCCAGGTCCGCAAGGACCTCGCGTACTTCGGCCGGTTCGGCACGCGCGGCATGGGTTACACCGTGCCCATCCTGAAACGGGAACTTGTGCGCGTGCTGGGCCTGAACCGCACCTGGAACGTCGTGATCGTCGGCGTCGGCCGGCTCGGCCAGGCCATTGCCAACTACCCCGGCGCCAGCGACTACCAGTTCCAGTACGTCGGCCTGTTCGATGTGAACCCCACCCTCATCGGGCAGCAGGTCCGCGGCCTCACCGTGCAGCACCTTGACGCCCTTCAGGACTTCACACGCACCAACCCCGTCGACATGGGTTTCCTCGCTGTTCCCCCCGAACGCGCCCAAGACGCCGCGCAGGCACTGGCAGACGCAGGCCTCAAAGGCATCCTGAACTTCGCTCCCACCGTCATCCAGCCCCGCACCATCGACCGCCCAGGCCACCAGGACGTCAGCGACGAGTGGCGCGGCGTGATCGTGGAGAACGTCGACTTCCTCGCCGGCATGAAACGACTCGCGTTCTACATCCTCAACCCACACCTTAAAGACGCTCCCACCCCGGAGGACCCCGCATGA